In one window of Prevotella fusca JCM 17724 DNA:
- the pyrH gene encoding UMP kinase, with translation MARFKRILLKLSGESLMGKQGFGIDPERLSDYAKQIKEVHGMGVQIGIVIGGGNIFRGLSGSQKGFDRVKGDQMGMCATVINSLALSSALEAAGVKAKVLTAIRMEPIGEFYSKWKAIEAMEAGYVCIFSAGTGSPYFTTDTGSSLRGIEIEADVMLKGTRVDGIYTADPEKDPIATKFSEITYDEIYTKGLKVMDLTATTMCKENDLPIYVFNMDVVGNLKKVMDGEDIGTLVHN, from the coding sequence ATGGCAAGATTTAAAAGAATACTCTTGAAGCTCTCGGGTGAGAGTCTGATGGGAAAACAGGGCTTCGGAATTGACCCTGAACGTCTTAGTGATTATGCTAAGCAGATTAAGGAAGTACACGGAATGGGCGTACAGATTGGTATTGTCATCGGTGGCGGCAACATCTTCCGTGGCTTGAGTGGCAGTCAGAAAGGCTTTGACCGTGTGAAAGGCGACCAGATGGGTATGTGTGCAACCGTCATCAACTCCCTTGCGCTCAGCTCGGCACTCGAGGCTGCCGGCGTGAAAGCCAAGGTTCTGACAGCTATCCGTATGGAACCAATCGGTGAGTTCTATAGCAAGTGGAAGGCTATCGAGGCTATGGAGGCAGGTTACGTCTGCATTTTCTCAGCCGGAACGGGTAGTCCTTACTTTACTACTGACACTGGCTCAAGTCTGCGTGGTATTGAGATTGAGGCGGACGTAATGCTCAAGGGAACACGTGTGGACGGTATATATACGGCTGACCCGGAGAAAGATCCGATCGCAACGAAGTTCTCTGAAATCACATATGATGAGATTTACACCAAAGGACTCAAGGTAATGGACCTCACCGCAACCACGATGTGTAAGGAGAATGACCTGCCCATTTATGTATTCAACATGGACGTTGTCGGCAACCTGAAGAAAGTTATGGACGGCGAGGACATCGGAACGTTAGTACATAACTAA
- a CDS encoding protein-disulfide reductase DsbD family protein, translating to MNRKNTLLFLFTLLFSLTAMAQQKPVHFSVQQKQVSPTEVEVVFTAKIDQGWHVYSTNLPADGPTSASLHIEKAEGVTPVGKLTARGKELNVYDKSFEMKLRYFENNVSFVQRYKITAKTYNIKGYLEYGACNDEMCMPPMQENFNFKGDGPASAPAAAPTAANAETNKTPTAATDVAADGLSALSTMPADTAKKADVLPVDTAAATQQASVQTTSDTNLWQPVIRELSAFNSTKDSKNSSLWSIFFMGIIGGFIALLTPCVWPIIPMTVSFFLKRAKDDRKKGIRDAVTYGLSIIVIYMALATLVTWAFGPQKLNELATNAPFNVFFFLLLVVFAFSFFGWFELRLPSSWGNAVDNKASATTGLLSIFLMAFTLALVSFSCTAPVVGLLLVQAATSGDWVAPAVGMFGFALALALPFTFFALFPTLLKKAPKSGSWMNMIKVVLGFIELAFSLKFLSVADLAYGWHILDRETFLSIWIVLFGLLGLYLIGKLKFPHDDLEQKAMPVPAIMLGLCSLAFSVYMLPGLWGAPCKAVSAFAPPINTQDFNLAPQTVHADYTDYDEGMRAAAAAGKPVLVDFTGFGCVNCRKMEASVWTDSRVADKLKKDYILISLYVDDKTPLKEQVEVKLPDGTSRTLRTVGDKWSYLEQTKFGYLAQPFYVPLDNAGKPLNGSFSFKEDVPAYLKFLDKGLENYRAQQQ from the coding sequence ATGAACAGAAAAAATACATTACTTTTCCTCTTTACGCTGTTGTTCAGCCTCACAGCTATGGCGCAGCAAAAGCCTGTTCACTTCTCTGTTCAACAGAAGCAGGTATCTCCAACAGAGGTAGAGGTTGTCTTCACAGCCAAGATTGACCAGGGGTGGCACGTCTATTCGACCAATCTTCCTGCTGACGGACCGACTTCAGCGTCTTTGCACATAGAGAAGGCAGAGGGCGTAACACCAGTAGGGAAGCTCACTGCCCGTGGCAAGGAGCTGAACGTTTATGACAAGTCTTTCGAGATGAAGCTGCGCTATTTCGAGAATAACGTAAGTTTCGTTCAGCGTTACAAGATTACAGCCAAGACCTATAACATAAAAGGTTACTTGGAATATGGTGCCTGCAACGACGAAATGTGTATGCCGCCAATGCAGGAAAACTTCAATTTCAAGGGCGACGGACCAGCTTCCGCACCAGCAGCTGCGCCGACAGCTGCCAACGCTGAAACCAACAAAACACCGACAGCTGCTACTGATGTAGCAGCTGATGGTTTATCTGCACTTTCCACTATGCCGGCAGATACGGCTAAAAAGGCAGATGTCCTACCAGTGGACACTGCCGCAGCAACACAGCAGGCAAGCGTACAGACAACTTCTGATACCAACCTATGGCAACCTGTCATCAGGGAGTTATCAGCATTCAACAGCACTAAGGACAGCAAAAACAGCTCTCTCTGGAGCATCTTCTTCATGGGTATCATCGGCGGCTTCATCGCCCTTCTCACCCCATGTGTATGGCCGATCATCCCAATGACGGTCAGCTTCTTCCTCAAGCGTGCCAAGGACGACCGCAAGAAGGGAATCCGTGATGCAGTGACATACGGCTTGTCTATCATCGTCATCTATATGGCTTTGGCAACGCTTGTTACCTGGGCATTTGGTCCACAGAAGTTAAACGAGCTGGCAACCAATGCGCCGTTCAATGTCTTCTTCTTCCTTTTGCTGGTGGTTTTTGCCTTCAGTTTCTTCGGATGGTTTGAACTCCGCCTGCCTTCATCATGGGGTAATGCAGTCGACAATAAGGCTTCTGCCACTACAGGATTGCTCTCAATCTTCCTGATGGCATTCACTTTGGCTCTGGTAAGTTTCTCTTGTACAGCACCTGTCGTTGGTCTTCTCCTTGTTCAGGCAGCCACAAGTGGTGACTGGGTAGCACCGGCTGTAGGAATGTTCGGCTTTGCCTTGGCACTTGCCCTGCCTTTCACATTCTTTGCACTCTTCCCAACTTTGCTCAAAAAAGCACCGAAGTCTGGTTCATGGATGAATATGATTAAGGTCGTATTAGGCTTCATTGAGTTGGCATTCTCGCTGAAGTTCCTTTCTGTTGCTGACCTCGCATACGGCTGGCACATTCTTGACCGTGAGACATTCCTCTCTATTTGGATAGTCCTCTTCGGTCTGCTGGGACTTTATCTCATTGGCAAACTCAAGTTCCCACACGACGACCTGGAACAGAAAGCTATGCCTGTACCTGCCATCATGCTGGGTCTTTGCTCACTGGCATTCTCTGTTTATATGCTTCCAGGACTATGGGGTGCACCTTGTAAGGCTGTCAGTGCCTTCGCACCACCTATCAACACACAGGATTTCAACCTTGCTCCACAGACCGTACATGCTGATTATACCGATTATGATGAGGGTATGCGTGCTGCAGCTGCAGCGGGCAAACCGGTATTGGTTGACTTCACTGGCTTCGGTTGTGTCAACTGTCGTAAGATGGAGGCATCCGTATGGACCGACTCACGTGTAGCTGACAAACTGAAGAAAGATTACATCCTCATCTCGCTCTATGTGGATGACAAGACACCATTGAAGGAACAGGTAGAGGTGAAACTGCCTGATGGAACATCCCGCACACTCCGTACAGTGGGTGACAAGTGGAGCTATCTGGAGCAGACGAAGTTCGGTTATCTCGCTCAGCCTTTCTATGTTCCATTAGACAATGCAGGCAAGCCGTTGAATGGCAGCTTCAGTTTCAAGGAGGATGTACCGGCTTATCTTAAATTCCTTGATAAGGGATTGGAGAATTACCGTGCCCAACAGCAGTAA